Proteins from a single region of Gemmatimonadota bacterium:
- a CDS encoding phytanoyl-CoA dioxygenase family protein, whose protein sequence is MSITITEAQKQQYRDEGYFILEAVIPEHHLELLRDECQTFIDTMHARMDDQGTDTIGINHRNKRYFVSNCFRQQPKLRTFLFSDLMAEICRATLGENAYLFWEQYVVKGAETGMKFSWHQDSGYVGYPDHKPYLTCWCALDDMNEENGTVHLLPYSRSGIRSWVHHIVEEGSNDKVGYFGSDPGLIAEVPAGSIVAFSSIVFHSSSTNTTPKLRRAYLGQYSCEPILSSDGSKLWGNAEPFLRNGKSTVGDPPPDLLSRLDD, encoded by the coding sequence ATGTCCATCACCATCACCGAAGCGCAAAAACAACAATACCGAGACGAGGGCTATTTCATCCTCGAAGCCGTCATACCCGAGCACCACCTCGAACTCCTGCGCGACGAATGCCAGACCTTCATCGACACCATGCACGCGCGCATGGACGACCAGGGCACGGACACCATCGGCATCAACCACCGCAACAAACGCTACTTCGTCTCCAACTGCTTTCGCCAGCAACCCAAACTCCGCACCTTCCTCTTCAGCGACCTCATGGCCGAAATATGCCGCGCCACCCTTGGCGAAAATGCATACCTCTTCTGGGAACAATACGTCGTCAAAGGCGCGGAAACCGGCATGAAATTCTCCTGGCATCAGGACTCCGGCTATGTCGGTTATCCCGACCACAAACCGTACCTCACTTGCTGGTGTGCGCTCGATGACATGAACGAAGAAAACGGCACTGTCCATCTCCTGCCCTATTCGCGCAGCGGCATTCGCTCATGGGTGCATCACATCGTCGAAGAAGGCAGCAACGACAAAGTCGGCTACTTTGGCAGCGACCCCGGCCTCATTGCAGAAGTACCCGCAGGCAGCATCGTCGCCTTCTCCAGCATCGTCTTCCACAGCAGCAGCACCAACACCACCCCAAAACTGCGCCGCGCGTACCTGGGCCAATACTCCTGCGAACCCATCCTATCCTCCGACGGCAGCAAACTCTGGGGCAACGCCGAACCCTTCCTCCGCAATGGCAAATCCACAGTCGGTGACCCTCCGCCCGACCTGCTATCGAGACTGGACGACTAA
- a CDS encoding GWxTD domain-containing protein → MGWIRCIAVLLIWSQAGGIGAQDLPLKSTGNLRFFVDLSAFRGPEGYTRQEAALLLDASQLQLREQAGESVGKISLVAVVLDTLDNRVAHRTWVQQVAVPELDVGIGAPFKDAVFFDLKPGAYRLIVQIKDIHAEESGRCTVPLQIPDYERRAGLVFSDLQLASHVARSGEVHRFVKQGWKVVPNITRNYVIGEPLQIYFEVYNLSSSGESFIMGYRLIDAEEEVVRTYPAKRFLKPGESCVRAEVLDTEGLREGTYDLQVEAFDGSSRQYFQTRRPIFLVSKDLPEGLTQVQRDLIGYYADIRYIADEKTRRTYDALESWPARLAFLKVFWKQLDDVLDTPTNERLLQHLMRMHYVETHFGAGVRGSDTDRGRVYIQYGPPDDVDYRTSAAGQKPSEVWFYETARRYEFVFRDRRGTGVYELVHSSYPGEMSNPYWWREF, encoded by the coding sequence ATGGGATGGATACGTTGTATCGCGGTGCTGCTCATCTGGTCGCAGGCGGGTGGCATAGGAGCGCAGGATTTGCCTTTGAAGAGTACGGGCAACCTGCGTTTTTTTGTCGATTTGTCGGCTTTTCGAGGTCCTGAGGGATATACGCGTCAGGAGGCGGCACTGTTGCTGGATGCGAGTCAGCTTCAACTGAGGGAACAGGCGGGTGAGTCTGTTGGGAAGATTTCTCTGGTTGCTGTGGTGCTGGATACGCTGGATAATCGGGTGGCGCATCGGACATGGGTTCAGCAGGTTGCTGTTCCGGAGCTGGATGTGGGGATTGGGGCACCGTTTAAGGATGCTGTTTTCTTTGATTTGAAGCCGGGTGCTTATCGGCTGATTGTGCAGATTAAGGATATCCACGCGGAGGAGAGTGGGCGTTGTACTGTGCCGCTTCAGATACCGGATTACGAGCGTCGTGCGGGGCTGGTGTTTAGCGATTTGCAATTGGCTTCTCATGTGGCGCGAAGCGGGGAAGTCCATCGGTTTGTCAAGCAGGGCTGGAAGGTCGTGCCGAATATTACCCGAAATTATGTTATCGGAGAGCCGCTGCAGATTTATTTTGAGGTGTATAATCTGTCGTCGTCGGGAGAGAGTTTTATTATGGGGTACCGTCTGATTGATGCGGAGGAGGAGGTTGTGCGTACTTATCCGGCCAAGCGATTCTTAAAGCCGGGAGAGAGTTGTGTGAGGGCAGAGGTTCTGGATACAGAGGGTTTGCGGGAGGGGACTTATGATCTTCAGGTGGAGGCGTTTGATGGGAGTAGTCGGCAATATTTTCAGACGAGACGGCCCATTTTTCTGGTTTCAAAAGATTTGCCCGAGGGGCTTACGCAGGTACAGAGGGATTTGATCGGGTATTATGCAGATATCCGGTATATCGCCGATGAGAAGACGCGGCGGACTTATGACGCGCTGGAGAGCTGGCCCGCCAGGCTGGCGTTTTTGAAGGTGTTTTGGAAGCAGTTGGACGATGTGCTGGATACGCCGACTAATGAGCGTCTGTTGCAGCATTTGATGCGTATGCATTATGTAGAGACGCATTTTGGGGCTGGCGTAAGGGGATCGGATACGGACCGGGGACGGGTTTATATTCAGTATGGGCCGCCCGATGATGTTGATTACCGGACTTCTGCGGCGGGTCAGAAACCGTCTGAGGTCTGGTTTTACGAGACCGCGCGGCGCTACGAATTTGTGTTTAGAGATCGTCGAGGTACGGGGGTTTACGAGTTGGTTCATTCCTCTTATCCGGGGGAGATGTCCAATCCGTACTGGTGGCGGGAGTTTTAG
- a CDS encoding phytanoyl-CoA dioxygenase family protein codes for MGGLTDEQVAFYKDEGYLLIDECLPPGAYQPLVDEFDAVIGQKAREAFALGQLEDLFEDAPFECRLAYLCEALGTDKRFAGDILGKVHKTAGLFFLLTHPAILNVVESIIGPEILVHPQFNIRAKMPGEEEVLWHQDIAFLDPEVEETFMVNFWVPLVDTDVENGCLEILAGSHKHGIIPHDPADSEKEIPEDRLPPGDRVLSVLPAGGAALIQHKTIHRSFPNASDHIRWSLDIRYSDYRLPTGREEVPGFVARSEIDPDRVASGHEDWLRLMEEAGHLIS; via the coding sequence ATGGGTGGTTTGACTGATGAGCAGGTTGCTTTTTACAAGGATGAAGGGTATTTGTTGATAGATGAATGTTTGCCCCCAGGGGCGTATCAGCCGCTTGTGGATGAGTTTGATGCGGTGATTGGACAAAAGGCGAGAGAGGCTTTTGCCCTGGGTCAATTGGAGGATCTTTTTGAAGACGCGCCTTTTGAGTGCCGATTGGCGTATTTGTGCGAGGCTTTGGGGACGGATAAGCGTTTTGCAGGTGATATTTTGGGCAAGGTTCACAAGACTGCGGGTTTGTTTTTTTTGCTGACACATCCGGCTATTCTAAATGTGGTGGAGTCGATTATTGGGCCGGAAATTCTGGTGCATCCGCAGTTTAATATCCGCGCAAAGATGCCCGGTGAGGAAGAGGTGTTGTGGCACCAGGATATCGCATTTCTGGATCCGGAGGTGGAGGAGACGTTTATGGTCAATTTCTGGGTGCCACTGGTGGATACGGATGTGGAGAATGGCTGTCTGGAGATTTTGGCGGGGAGTCACAAGCACGGTATTATTCCGCACGATCCGGCGGATTCGGAGAAGGAGATTCCCGAGGATCGGCTGCCGCCGGGCGATCGCGTTTTGTCCGTGCTGCCAGCCGGGGGTGCCGCGTTGATTCAGCACAAGACAATACATCGCTCGTTTCCCAATGCGTCCGATCACATTCGCTGGAGTCTGGATATTCGATATAGCGATTACAGGTTGCCGACCGGGCGCGAGGAGGTGCCGGGCTTTGTTGCGAGAAGTGAGATAGACCCGGATCGGGTGGCAAGCGGTCATGAGGATTGGCTGCGGTTGATGGAGGAGGCTGGTCATCTAATTTCTTAA
- a CDS encoding phytanoyl-CoA dioxygenase family protein gives MNNLRNEYDQNGYVIARKAIDAGLAEETVQHVHWLIERNPGVRPERLHHHLLARDPFMHRLVGDERLVDIAEQFLGPDVAMFAAHYIAKPPGDGQAVQWHQDGSYWPLEPMEVTTLWVAGTPSTVENGCMRVLPRTHNKHLLKRRDLIALDQKKYVLGVGIHPDQIDDSDAVDLELNAGDVSIHNPNIIHGSNANTSDQWRVGLTLRYIPTSTWVNREDHENILVRGKASPDVANVYAGRPRYVPGETMPFGGCEEWKQ, from the coding sequence ATGAATAATTTGCGTAATGAATACGATCAAAATGGCTATGTTATCGCGCGTAAGGCGATTGATGCGGGTCTTGCAGAGGAGACGGTGCAACACGTCCACTGGCTTATTGAGCGTAATCCCGGTGTGCGTCCTGAGCGTTTGCATCACCATTTGCTCGCCCGCGATCCTTTTATGCACCGGCTCGTGGGTGATGAGCGTCTGGTAGATATTGCGGAGCAATTTCTCGGTCCCGATGTCGCGATGTTTGCCGCGCATTATATCGCCAAGCCCCCGGGCGATGGTCAGGCTGTGCAGTGGCATCAAGATGGGTCTTACTGGCCCCTTGAGCCGATGGAAGTGACGACTTTGTGGGTTGCGGGGACGCCTTCGACGGTTGAGAATGGCTGTATGCGGGTGTTGCCGAGGACGCATAACAAGCATTTGCTCAAGCGCCGTGATCTCATTGCTCTGGATCAAAAAAAATACGTGCTCGGCGTGGGGATTCATCCCGATCAGATTGACGATTCCGATGCGGTTGACCTGGAGCTCAACGCGGGCGATGTTTCGATCCACAATCCGAATATTATCCACGGTTCCAATGCCAATACTTCGGATCAGTGGCGCGTTGGGCTTACGTTGCGGTATATTCCGACGAGTACATGGGTGAATAGAGAAGATCACGAGAATATTCTCGTGCGCGGCAAAGCTTCTCCGGATGTTGCGAATGTGTATGCGGGGCGCCCGCGATATGTTCCGGGTGAGACTATGCCGTTTGGGGGCTGTGAGGAATGGAAGCAATAG
- a CDS encoding arylsulfatase has protein sequence MADSSKRPNIVVMYADDLGFGDVSCYGATALDTPNIDRLASEGVIFYQGYATAATCTPSRYSLLTGSYSWRNERAHILPGDAPLIIDPGTATLPAVLKEAGYTTGVVGKWHLGIGEGNQNWNEPLPLTPLDIGFDYSYIMAATNDRVPCVYLDGRDVVGLDPSDPIEVEYDKNKPFPDLPTGKDNPELLKMMFHHGHDMSIVNGVSRIGYMRGGEAALWVDEDMADVFLDKAVSFVETNKDNPFFLYYAFHQPHVPRLPHPRFVGSTGLGPRGDAIAEMDWCVGEMLDALDRCGLKEDTIVVFSSDNGPVLNDGYYDEAVELCGDHRPAGPLRGGKYSMYDGGTRVPFIVSWPGNVETGESDALVSQVDFLASFAALAGVSLDAGPDSVDVLDALLGQSDEGRAEIVLEGIQAKTILRQGDWVFIPPQQGPPVNTNVNIETGNSPVPQLYYLADDIGQIENVASVYPDVAERMADRLREIRSG, from the coding sequence ATGGCAGATTCGTCAAAGCGCCCCAATATTGTTGTTATGTACGCGGATGATCTCGGTTTTGGAGATGTGAGTTGTTACGGTGCCACGGCACTCGATACGCCCAATATTGATCGTTTGGCTTCTGAGGGTGTGATATTTTATCAGGGGTATGCTACGGCGGCGACGTGTACGCCTTCGCGCTATAGCCTGCTTACGGGTTCTTATTCCTGGCGCAATGAACGCGCGCATATTTTGCCCGGGGATGCGCCGCTTATTATAGATCCAGGCACTGCTACGTTGCCTGCTGTTCTCAAGGAGGCGGGTTATACTACGGGTGTTGTTGGGAAATGGCATCTGGGTATTGGTGAGGGGAATCAGAATTGGAATGAGCCGCTTCCGCTGACGCCTCTGGATATTGGTTTTGACTATTCTTATATCATGGCTGCGACCAATGATCGCGTGCCGTGTGTGTATCTGGATGGCAGAGATGTGGTGGGTCTCGATCCGTCTGATCCGATTGAGGTGGAGTACGATAAGAATAAGCCGTTTCCGGATTTGCCGACGGGGAAGGACAATCCCGAGTTGCTGAAGATGATGTTTCACCATGGGCACGATATGAGTATTGTCAATGGCGTGAGTCGGATCGGGTATATGAGGGGGGGCGAGGCAGCACTTTGGGTGGATGAAGATATGGCGGATGTGTTTTTGGATAAGGCTGTTTCATTTGTGGAGACGAATAAGGATAATCCCTTTTTTCTGTATTACGCTTTTCACCAGCCCCATGTTCCGCGGTTGCCGCATCCCAGATTTGTGGGGAGTACTGGATTGGGTCCGCGCGGCGATGCGATTGCCGAGATGGATTGGTGTGTTGGCGAGATGCTCGATGCGCTCGATCGGTGTGGTTTAAAAGAAGATACGATTGTGGTTTTTTCGAGTGATAACGGTCCGGTGTTGAATGATGGTTATTACGACGAGGCGGTTGAGTTGTGCGGCGATCACCGGCCAGCAGGTCCGTTGCGCGGGGGAAAATACAGTATGTACGATGGGGGTACTCGCGTGCCTTTTATTGTTTCCTGGCCCGGTAATGTGGAGACCGGGGAGTCTGATGCGCTGGTCAGTCAGGTCGATTTTCTCGCGTCTTTTGCTGCGCTTGCGGGTGTGTCGCTGGATGCGGGTCCCGATAGTGTGGATGTTCTCGATGCCCTGCTGGGGCAAAGCGATGAGGGCCGCGCGGAGATTGTTCTGGAGGGAATTCAGGCAAAGACTATTTTGCGGCAGGGGGATTGGGTGTTTATTCCGCCCCAACAGGGTCCGCCTGTGAATACGAATGTGAATATTGAGACTGGTAATAGTCCTGTTCCGCAACTTTACTATCTTGCGGACGATATCGGGCAGATTGAAAATGTGGCGTCGGTCTATCCCGATGTTGCCGAGCGGATGGCGGATCGATTGCGAGAGATCAGATCAGGATAA